Within the [Enterobacter] lignolyticus SCF1 genome, the region AGCGCACGCGCTTCCAGCTGGGCTTCCAGCGTCAGCGGTACGTGAACAGCCATCTGGTCACCATCGAAGTCGGCGTTATATGCCGCACAAACCAGCGGGTGCAGCTGGATAGCTTTACCTTCGATCAGTACTGGTTCAAATGCCTGAATACCCAGACGGTGCAGTGTTGGTGCACGGTTCAGCAGTACCGGGTGTTCGCGGATCACTTCGTCCAGGATATCCCAAACGACAGCTTCTTCACGCTCAACCATTTTCTTCGCGGCTTTGATGGTGGTGGCGAGGCCACGCAGTTCCAGCTTGCCGTAGATGAACGGTTTGAACAGCTCCAGTGCCATTTTCTTCGGCAGACCGCACTGATGCAGACGCAGGTATGGACCTACGGTGATAACAGAACGACCGGAGTAGTCAACGCGCTTACCGAGCAGGTTCTGACGGAAACGACCCTGCTTACCTTTGATCATATCGGCCAAAGATTTCAGCGGACGCTTGTTAGAACCGGTGATCGCACGACCGCGACGACCGTTATCCAGCAGGGCGTCGACCGCTTCCTGCAGCATACGTTTTTCGTTGCGTACGATGATGTCCGGCGCGGCCAGATCCAGCAGACGCTTCAGACGGTTGTTACGGTTGATCACGCGACGATACAGATCGTTCAGATCGGACGTTGCGAAACGACCGCCATCCAGCGGAACCAGCGGACGCAGATCTGGCGGCAGAACCGGCAGAACGGTCAGGATCATCCACTCCGGCTTGTTGCCGGACTGTACGAACGCTTCCAGCAGCTTGATGCGCTTGGTCAGCTTTTTACGCTTGGTTTCGGAGTTGGTTTCGTTCAGCTCTTCACGCAGCTGTTCGCATTCCTGCTCCAGGTCCATGCTCTTCAGCAGGGCCTGAATAGCTTCGGCGCCCATCTTCGCGTCGAATTCGTCACCGAACTCTTCCAGCGCGTCCAGATACTGCTCTTCGGTCAGGATCTGGTTGCGTTCCAGGTTGGTCATACCGCCTTCGATAACCACATAGGATTCGAAGTACAGTACGCGTTCGATATCGCGCAGCGGCATATCGAGCAGCAGACCGATACGGGACGGCAGCGATTTCAGGAACCAGATGTGGGCAGTCGGAGACGCCAGCTCGATGTGGCCCATGCGCTCACGACGCACTTTAGTCTGGGTCACTTCAACGCCGCACTTCTCACAGATAACACCACGGTGTTTCAGGCGCTTGTACTTACCGCACAGGCACTCGTAGTCTTTTACCGGCCCAAAGATACGGGCGCAGAAAAGGCCGTCACGCTCAGGCTTGAACGTACGGTAGTTAATGGTTTCCGGCTTTTTAACTTCACCGAAAGACCATGAACGGATCATGTCTGGCGACGCCAGAGCAATTTTGATCGCATCAAACTCTTCGGTTTTAGTTTGCGCTTTCAGAAACTTTAATAAGTCTTTCACGGATTTGCTCCCGTCGGAGTTAGCACATTCCGCTGCCGGGCGTTAACCCGGCAGCAGTGACCTGTTTGAGCGAGAATTACTCGTCTTCCAGTTCGATGTTGATACCCAGCGAACGGATCTCTTTCAACAGTACGTTGAAGGATTCCGGCATGCCCGGTTCCATCTGATGGTTGCCGTCCACGATGTTCTTATACATCTTGGTACGACCGTTCACGTCATCAGACTTAACGGTAAGCATTTCCTGCAGGGTGTAGGCTGCGCCGTATGCTTCCAGCGCCCACACTTCCATCTCACCGAAGCGCTGACCACCGAACTGCGCCTTACCACCCAGCGGCTGCTGGGTAACCAGGCTGTAGGAACCGGTGGAACGAGCGTGCATTTTGTCGTCGACCAGGTGGTTCAGTTTCAGCATGTACATGTAACCTACGGTTACCGGACGCTCGAACTGTTCACCGGTACGGCCGTCAAACAGGGTGATCTGACCGGAGGTCGGCAGGTCGCCCAGCTGCAGCAGCTCTTTGATTTCCGCTTCTTTCGCACCGTCGAATACCGGCGTTGCGATCGGCATACCTTTACGCAGGTTTTCCGCCAGACGCAGAACTTCTTCATCGCTGAAGGTGCTCAGGTCGACTTTCTGACGAACGTCAGCGCCCAGATCGTACGCACGCTGGATGAACTCGCGCAGTTTCGCGACTTCCTGCTGCTGTTTCAGCATGGCGTTGATCTTGTCGCCGATGCCTTTCGCAGCCATACCCAGGTGGGTTTCCAGAATCTGACCGATGTTCATACGAGACGGTACGCCCAGCGGGTTCAGTACGATATCTACCGGCGTACCGTTAGCATCGTGCGGCATATCTTCGATCGGGTTGATCTTAGAGATAACACCCTTGTTACCGTGACGGCCCGCCATCTTATCACCCGGCTGGATCTGACGTTTAACGGCCAGATAGACCTTAACAATCTTCAGCACGCCCGGTGCCAGATCGTCGCCCTGAGTGATTTTGCGGCGTTTCGCTTCGAGTTTCTTCTCGAACTCGTGCTTCAGTTCGTCATACTGCTCAGCCAGCTGTTCCAGCTGATTCTGTTTCTCTTCGTCGGTCAGGCCCAGTTCCAGCCAGCGATCGCGCGGCAGTTTGTCCAGCTTCTCGGCTTCAACGCCGCCGGAAACCAGCACCGCATAGATACGGCTGAACAGACCCGCTTCGAGGATCTGCAGTTCTTCAGACAGGTCTTTCTTCGCCTGCTTGAGCTGCATTTCTTCGATTTCCAGCGCGCGTTTGTCTTTCTCAACGCCGTCGCGAGTGAAGACCTGAACGTCGATAACGGTACCGGAAACACCGTTCGGCACGCGCAGAGAAGAGTCTTTAACGTCAGACGCTTTCTCACCGAAGATCGCGCGCAGCAGTTTCTCTTCTGGCGTCAGCTGGGTTTCACCTTTCGGCGTTACCTTACCGACCAGAATGTCGCCGCCGGTCACTTCCGCACCGATGTAAACGATACCGGATTCGTCCAGTTTAGAGAGCGCAGCTTCACCCACGTTCGGGATATCAGCGGTGATCTCTTCCGGCCCCAGCTTGGTGTCACGGGACACGCACGCCAGTTCCTGGATGTGAATGGTGGTGAAACGATCTTCCTGAACCACACGCTCGGAGACGAGGATGGAGTCTTCGAAGTTGTAGCCGTTCCACGGCATGAACGCTACGCGCATGTTCTGACCGAGCGCCAGTTCACCGAGGTCGGTGGACGGACCGTCAGCCAACACGTCGCCGCGCTCAACCGGCTCACCCAGAGAGACACACGGCATCTGGTTGATGCAGGTGTTCTGGTTAGAACGGGTGTATTTGGTCAGGTTATAGATGTCGATACCTGCTTCGCCCGGGTACATCTCGTCTTCGTTAACTTTGATAACGATACGGGACGCATCCACGTACTGCACCAGACCGCCGCGTTTCGCAACCGCAGTTACACCGGAGTCAACGGCAACAGCACGTTCCATACCGGTACCTACCAGCGGCTTATCAGCGCGCAGGGTCGGGACCGCCTGACGTTGCATGTTCGCACCCATCAATGCACGGTTGGCGTCATCGTGTTCCAGGAACGGGATCAGGGACGCACCGACGGATACCACCTGCTGGGTGGATACGTCCATGTAGTCGACCTGGTCGCGGCTGAACAGGCTGGATTCGCCTTTGCTACGGCAGGTAACCAGATCTTCTACGAAGTGGCCGTCGTCATCCAGGTTGGAGTTCGCCTGAGCGATAACGTAGTTGCCTTCTTCGATAGCAGACAGGTAATGAATTTCGTCGGTCACAACGCCGTCGGTCACTTTACGATACGGGGTTTCCAGGAAACCGTATTCGTTCGTCTGTGCGTACACGGACAGGGAGTTGATCAGACCGATGTTCGGACCTTCAGGGGTTTCGATTGGACATACGCGACCGTAGTGAGTCGGGTGTACGTCTCGAACTTCGAAGCCTGCGCGCTCACGGGTCAGACCGCCTGGGCCGAGTGCAGAGATACGACGCTTGTGCGTAATCTCAGACAGCGGGTTGTTCTGGTCCATGAACTGGGACAGCTGGCTGGAACCGAAGAACTCTTTCACCGCCGCGGAAATCGGCTTGGCGTTGATCATGTCCTGAGGCATCAGGGTATCCAGATCGCCCAGAGACAGACGCTCTTTCACCGCACGCTCTACACGCACCAGGCCAACGCGGAACTGGTTTTCCGCCATTTCGCCAACGGAACGGATACGACGGTTGCCGAGGTGGTCGATATCGTCCACTTCGCCCTTGCCGTTACGGATATCGATAAGCTTCTTCATCACGTCGATGATGTCAGCTTTGCTCAGAATGCCGGAGCCTTCGATTTCGTCGCGCAGCAGAGAACGGTTGAACTTCATGCGGCCGACCGCAGACAGGTCATAGCGGTCTTCGGAGAAGAACAGGTTCTCAAACAGGCTTTCAGCCGCTTCGCGAGTCGGCGGCTCACCCGGGCGCATCATGCGGTAGATTTCTACCAGCGCGCTCAGACGATCGTTGGTCGGGTCGACGCGTACGGTTTCAGACATGTACGGGCCGTGGTCCAGATCGTTGGTGAACAGGGTCTCAATGCGCTTGTGGCCGGACTGGCTCAGCTTCGCCAGCAGATCCAGGCTCAGCTCCATGTTCGCCGGGCAGATCAGCTCGCCGGTAGATTCATCAACGTAATCTTTAGCGGCAACCTTACCTGCGATGTACTCAACCGGAACTTCGATGTGTTTGATTTCATCTTTTTCCAGCTGGCGGATGTGGCGCGCAGTGATACGACGACCTTTCTCAACGTAGATTTTACCGTTGGCTTCGATGTCGAACGACGCGGTTTCGCCACGCAGGCGTTCCGGCAACAGCTCCATCTGCAGCTTGTTGTCGCGGATTTCAAAGACCACTTTCTCGAAGAACAGATCGAGGATCTGCTCGGTGGTGTAATTCAGCGCACGCAGAATAATGGTCGCAGGCAGTTTACGACGACGGTCGATACGAACGAACAGGTTGTCTTTCGGATCGAATTCGAAGTCCAGCCAGGAGCCGCGGTAAGGGATAATACGCGCGTTATACAGCACTTTACCCGAAGAGTGGGTTTTACCCTTGTCGCTGTCAAAGAAGACGCCAGGGCTACGGTGCAGCTGAGAAACGATAACACGCTCAGTACCGTTGATGACAAAGGTACCGTTATCGGTCATGAGCGGAATTTCGCCCATGTAGACTTCTTGTTCTTTAATGTCTTTTACGGTGCCTTCCGGCGCTTCACGCTCGTAGATCACCAGACGCAGCTTAACGCGCAGCGGGGCGGAATAGGTCACGCCACGGATCTGACATTCCTGAACGTCAAATACCGGCTCGCCCAGGCGATAGCTAACATACTGCAGCTCAGAATTGCCGCTATAGCTCGCAATAGGGAACACGGAGCGGAAAGCCGCTTCCAGACCGTACTGACCTTCAGGATCTTGCTCGATAAACTTCTGGAACGAGTCAAGCTGGATAGAAAGGAGATATGGCACATCCAGTACTTGTGGACGTTTACCAAAATCCTTACGAATACGTTTTTTCTCGGTATAGGAGTAAACCATAGGGTTCCTCAGCTCGCTGACAAGTCGACCCACTCTGCCCATTCGACGGGCAGTTTATGCAACACTATTTTGTTGACCGGAAAATGGAACACTTTCCGCAATGCCTGTTGCTATCACGCTTAAACCATTTCATTGCGATTTACACAGAACGCGAGCCCTGTCGCAGTATATTAAGTCGTCGATAGAAACAAGCATTGTCAGGCTAACCAGCAGTCAAACAGTGTGAAATGCTACTGGCGCCCTACAGCGCAAAAAGGCTGGTGACCAAAAAGTCACCAGCCATCAGCCTGATTTCTCAGGCTGCAACCGGAAGGGTTGGCTTATTTAACTTCAACTTCAGCGCCAGCTTCTTCCAGAGATTTTTTCAGAGCTTCAGCGTCATCTTTGCTCACGCCTTCTTTCAGAGCGGCCGGAGCAGATTCTACCAGGTCTTTAGCTTCTTTCAGACCCAGGCCAGTTGCGCCACGTACTGCTTTGATAACAGCAACTTTGTTAGCGCCAGCGGCTTTCAGAATTACGTCGAACTCAGTTTTTTCTTCAGCAGCTTCAGCAGCCGGGCCTGCAGCAACAGCTACAGCAGCAGCAGCGGAAACACCGAATTTTTCTTCCATTGCAGAGATCAGTTCTACAACGTCCATTACGGACATAGCGGCAACTGCTTCAATGATTTGATCTTTAGTGATAGACATTTAAATTGTTCCTGAATATCAGAATAAGTTTATACGTAAGCGAATGCTTTATAAAGACAACTGCGATTAAGCAGCTTCTTTCGCATCGCGTACAGCAGCCAGAGTACGAACCAGTTTGCCAGCCGAAGCTTCTTTCATGGTTGCCATCAGGCGTGCAATTGCTTCTTCGTATGTCGGCAGAGTTGCCAGGCGGTCGATCTGAGACGCCGGGATCAGCTCACCTTCAAAGGCAGCGGCTTTGACCTCAAATTTTGCATTCGCTTTCGCGAACTCTTTGAACAGACGAGCGGCAGCGCCCGGGTGTTCCATAGAGTATGCAATCAGGGTCGGACCAACAAACGCGTCTTTCAGGCACTCGAACTGAGTACCTTCAACAACACGGCGCAGCAGGGTGTTGCGAACAACACGCATGTAAACGCCGGCTTCGCGACCTGCTTTACGCAGTTCAGTCATTTTATCTACAGTCACGCCACGGGAATCCGCAACTACTGCAGACAGCGCGCCTTTGGCTACTTCGCTGACTTCAGCAACAATCGCTTGTTTGTCTTGAAGATTTAAAGCCATTAGCTTTGCTCCTGGATGTTTGCCAGAGTAAATCTCTGGAACTCACTTCACTCTTTTCAACGAAAAGAGCGTCTTAACACGGTGAGCAGAAACAAGCCAAAGATACTTAAAAAAATAGTCTTCAGGTTCTGTCACCGTCTACGCAGGGAATTAAGTTCCTGTTACGAAACACCTGCGGTCTTGGACGGAGGCCTGGATAAGGCCAGGCTCCAACCGAAAAATTTTTCGTGGGGGTAAGATTGTAGACAAAATCACCACCCACGTAAAGACTAATCTTAGTTCGCAGAAGCGCTCAGACCAGCCTGATCAACGGCAACGCCAGCACCCATGGTGGTGGAGATGCTGATTTTCTTGATGTACACGCCTTTCGCCTGAGTCGGTTTAGCTTTTTTCAGCGCAACCAGCAGAGCTTCCAGGTTTTCTTTCAGTTTGTCAGCGTCAAAGTCCACTTTACCGATGGTGGTGTGGATGATGCCGTTTTTGTCGTTACGGTAACGAACCTGACCTGCTTTAGCGTTTTTAACCGCTTCAGCAACGTTCGGAGTTACGGTACCCACTTTCGGGTTTGGCATCAGGCCGCGCGGACCCAGAACCTGGCCCAGCTGGCCAACAACGCGCATTGCATCCGGGGAAGCAATAACAACGTCAAAGTTCATTTCGCCTTTCTTGATCTGGTCAGCCAGATCTTCCATACCTACCAGCTCAGCGCCAGCTGCTTTAGCAGCTTCAGCGTTCGGGCCCTGGGTAAATACGGCTACGCGGACAGAACGGCCAGTACCGTGCGGCAGTACAGTTGCACCACGTACGTTCTGGTCAGATTTACGAGCGTCGATACCGAGGTTGACAGCAACGTCTACGCTTTCGGTAAATTTAGCGGTGGCCAGCTCTTTCAGCAGAGAGATAGCTTCGTTGATGTCGTACTGTTTAGTTGCATCAACTTTCTCACGGATCACGCGCATGCGCTTGGTCAGTTTAGCCATTTCTTAGTCCTCCACTACCAGGCCCATGGAACGCGCAGTACCTTCGATTGAGCGAGTCATCGCTTCAATGTCGGCACCGGTCATGTCGGCAGCTTTAGTCTGCGCGATTTCCTGCAGCTGAGCGCGAGAAATTTTACCAACTTTCTCTTTGTTCGGCTTACCGGAACCAGACTTGATGCCTGCAGCTTTCTTCAGCAGAACGGCAGCCGGCGGAGTCTTGGTTACGAAAGTGAAAGAACGGTCAGCGTAAACAGTGATAACTACCGGAATCGGCAGACCTTTTTCCATGGAATCAGTTTTGGCGTTGAACGCTTTGCAGAATTCCATGATGTTTACGCCCTGCTGACCCAGAGCCGGACCTACCGGTGGGCTCGGGTTAGCCATACCAGCTGCAACCTGCAGCTTGACATAGGCTTGTACTTTCTTAGCCATTTAAATTTCCTCTAGTGGGTATAGCGCCTCAAGGAGGCTCCCCGTGATTAATACGTGATTTATGCGCGCAAGGCCCATAAATACAAAAGGCGCGAAATTGTATTCCAATCTCGCGCCTTGTGCAACGTTTGATCGCTGCTTATTTATGCTTTTTCAACCTGGCTGAAATCCAGCTCTACCGGCGTTGCACGGCCGAAGATAGAAACGGAGACTTTCAGGCGGGACTTCTCGTAGTCCACCTCTTCCACCACGCCGTTGAAGTCAGCAAACGGACCGTCATTAACGCGAACCATTTCACCTGGCTCAAACAGCGTTTTCGGACGCGGCTTATCCCCCACCTGCTGCAGGCGGTTCATAATCGCATCGACTTCTTTGTCGCTGATCGGCGCCGGACGATCGGAGGTACCACCGATGAAGCCCATTACGCGAGGTACGCTGCGCACCAGGTGCCAGCTGGCGTCATTCATCACCATCTGAACCAGTACGTAGCCCGGGAAGAATTTGCGCTCGCTCTTGCGGCGCTGGCCGCCACGGATTTCGACCACTTCTTCGGTCGGCACCATGACTTCACCAAACAACTCTTCCATATTGTGTAATTTGATATGCTCGCGCAGCGACGTAGCTACGCGGCCTTCAAAACCGGAAAACGCCTGAACGACGTACC harbors:
- the rpoB gene encoding DNA-directed RNA polymerase subunit beta, whose product is MVYSYTEKKRIRKDFGKRPQVLDVPYLLSIQLDSFQKFIEQDPEGQYGLEAAFRSVFPIASYSGNSELQYVSYRLGEPVFDVQECQIRGVTYSAPLRVKLRLVIYEREAPEGTVKDIKEQEVYMGEIPLMTDNGTFVINGTERVIVSQLHRSPGVFFDSDKGKTHSSGKVLYNARIIPYRGSWLDFEFDPKDNLFVRIDRRRKLPATIILRALNYTTEQILDLFFEKVVFEIRDNKLQMELLPERLRGETASFDIEANGKIYVEKGRRITARHIRQLEKDEIKHIEVPVEYIAGKVAAKDYVDESTGELICPANMELSLDLLAKLSQSGHKRIETLFTNDLDHGPYMSETVRVDPTNDRLSALVEIYRMMRPGEPPTREAAESLFENLFFSEDRYDLSAVGRMKFNRSLLRDEIEGSGILSKADIIDVMKKLIDIRNGKGEVDDIDHLGNRRIRSVGEMAENQFRVGLVRVERAVKERLSLGDLDTLMPQDMINAKPISAAVKEFFGSSQLSQFMDQNNPLSEITHKRRISALGPGGLTRERAGFEVRDVHPTHYGRVCPIETPEGPNIGLINSLSVYAQTNEYGFLETPYRKVTDGVVTDEIHYLSAIEEGNYVIAQANSNLDDDGHFVEDLVTCRSKGESSLFSRDQVDYMDVSTQQVVSVGASLIPFLEHDDANRALMGANMQRQAVPTLRADKPLVGTGMERAVAVDSGVTAVAKRGGLVQYVDASRIVIKVNEDEMYPGEAGIDIYNLTKYTRSNQNTCINQMPCVSLGEPVERGDVLADGPSTDLGELALGQNMRVAFMPWNGYNFEDSILVSERVVQEDRFTTIHIQELACVSRDTKLGPEEITADIPNVGEAALSKLDESGIVYIGAEVTGGDILVGKVTPKGETQLTPEEKLLRAIFGEKASDVKDSSLRVPNGVSGTVIDVQVFTRDGVEKDKRALEIEEMQLKQAKKDLSEELQILEAGLFSRIYAVLVSGGVEAEKLDKLPRDRWLELGLTDEEKQNQLEQLAEQYDELKHEFEKKLEAKRRKITQGDDLAPGVLKIVKVYLAVKRQIQPGDKMAGRHGNKGVISKINPIEDMPHDANGTPVDIVLNPLGVPSRMNIGQILETHLGMAAKGIGDKINAMLKQQQEVAKLREFIQRAYDLGADVRQKVDLSTFSDEEVLRLAENLRKGMPIATPVFDGAKEAEIKELLQLGDLPTSGQITLFDGRTGEQFERPVTVGYMYMLKLNHLVDDKMHARSTGSYSLVTQQPLGGKAQFGGQRFGEMEVWALEAYGAAYTLQEMLTVKSDDVNGRTKMYKNIVDGNHQMEPGMPESFNVLLKEIRSLGINIELEDE
- the rplK gene encoding 50S ribosomal protein L11, whose product is MAKKVQAYVKLQVAAGMANPSPPVGPALGQQGVNIMEFCKAFNAKTDSMEKGLPIPVVITVYADRSFTFVTKTPPAAVLLKKAAGIKSGSGKPNKEKVGKISRAQLQEIAQTKAADMTGADIEAMTRSIEGTARSMGLVVED
- the rplL gene encoding 50S ribosomal protein L7/L12, with product MSITKDQIIEAVAAMSVMDVVELISAMEEKFGVSAAAAVAVAAGPAAEAAEEKTEFDVILKAAGANKVAVIKAVRGATGLGLKEAKDLVESAPAALKEGVSKDDAEALKKSLEEAGAEVEVK
- the rplA gene encoding 50S ribosomal protein L1, with product MAKLTKRMRVIREKVDATKQYDINEAISLLKELATAKFTESVDVAVNLGIDARKSDQNVRGATVLPHGTGRSVRVAVFTQGPNAEAAKAAGAELVGMEDLADQIKKGEMNFDVVIASPDAMRVVGQLGQVLGPRGLMPNPKVGTVTPNVAEAVKNAKAGQVRYRNDKNGIIHTTIGKVDFDADKLKENLEALLVALKKAKPTQAKGVYIKKISISTTMGAGVAVDQAGLSASAN
- the rplJ gene encoding 50S ribosomal protein L10, whose amino-acid sequence is MALNLQDKQAIVAEVSEVAKGALSAVVADSRGVTVDKMTELRKAGREAGVYMRVVRNTLLRRVVEGTQFECLKDAFVGPTLIAYSMEHPGAAARLFKEFAKANAKFEVKAAAFEGELIPASQIDRLATLPTYEEAIARLMATMKEASAGKLVRTLAAVRDAKEAA
- the nusG gene encoding transcription termination/antitermination protein NusG; translation: MSEAPKKRWYVVQAFSGFEGRVATSLREHIKLHNMEELFGEVMVPTEEVVEIRGGQRRKSERKFFPGYVLVQMVMNDASWHLVRSVPRVMGFIGGTSDRPAPISDKEVDAIMNRLQQVGDKPRPKTLFEPGEMVRVNDGPFADFNGVVEEVDYEKSRLKVSVSIFGRATPVELDFSQVEKA